ATTGATTTTATCAAAATTTACACAGGAACTAATCAGGAAGCGGGGTGGTTAGGCGAAATCTCGACTGAAGTAACTGGAGCTTACGATTTACATTTATAACATAACATTTTTAAATATTTTTCATCCGAAGCCATGAATCAATTGATAATGGTTTCGGATATCTTAAAAACAACACATGAAAAAACTTTTACTTTCAATTATTTCGATTGTAGCAATACAAACAAGCTTTGCACAAACAAAGGAATACACAAACGGTGTTTTTATCTTGAACGAAGATTGGTTTGGTCATTCAAATGGATCAATCAATTTTTTGAATCAAGATCATACAGTTGATTATAACATTTACAAAACGGCAAATCCAAACGAAGAATTAGGTGTCACGCCTCCTTTTGCAACAATTTATGGTGACAATTTTTATATTGTTTCAAAACAAGGAAATCGTTTGGTTGTCGCAGATGCTAAAAATTTAGAACAAAAAGCGAGCTTTACTAACATTGGTGGAGATGGAAGAAGTTTTGTGGGTGTAGATACTAAAACAGGATATATAGGAACTATGAGCGGACTATATTTATTTGATATTGAAAACATGGTGCAAGGAGCATTAATCGAAGGTACTGATAAAGTTGGTGCGTTGGCGAATATGATTCGTACATCGACTTATGTTTTTGCTGTTACTCAAAAAGGTGGAATCTTAGTTATCGATCCTAAAGCGCATACAATAAAGCAAACGATAACAGGAAATTTTATTTCTGTTGTACAAACAAAAGATGGGAATGTTTGGGGAGCTTTGGCGAATAAGTTAGTTAAAATAGACCCTGTTAGTTTAGCAACATCCGAAGTTGCGATTCCTACGAAAACCATCCCAAACACATGGGGAGCGTGGAACGCAGGTAGTTTTAGTGCTTCATCCCAAGAGAATGCAATTTACTTTTTCCCTGGTGCTGGTTGGTCTATTAGTCCAACAATGGTGAAATATGATGTGGATAAAAACGAGTTTAACGAAAATTTTGCTACGATTCCTGGTCAAGATGAACAATATAAACAAGCTATTTATGGAGCAGGTTTACGTGTTGATCCTGTTACAGATGAGTTAATTGTAACAACAACAGAAAGTGGTTTTGGAAGTCATTATCAAAAAAACTGGATTCACAAATTTGACAACAAAGGAAATTTAACTAATACAATTCAATTAGAAGATTATTATTGGTTTCAATCATTGCCCGTTTTTCCAGATAACGCTGCACCGAAGATAAATGAGTTAGAAACAACATATCACATCAATTCTCCAACAGTAATTGACTTAAAGGATAAAGTTTCCGATGAAGATAATTTGGCAATTGCAATTGTTAAAGATTTAGAAATTCTCGAAAATGATAATGTGGCGG
This portion of the Empedobacter stercoris genome encodes:
- a CDS encoding T9SS type A sorting domain-containing protein; this translates as MKKLLLSIISIVAIQTSFAQTKEYTNGVFILNEDWFGHSNGSINFLNQDHTVDYNIYKTANPNEELGVTPPFATIYGDNFYIVSKQGNRLVVADAKNLEQKASFTNIGGDGRSFVGVDTKTGYIGTMSGLYLFDIENMVQGALIEGTDKVGALANMIRTSTYVFAVTQKGGILVIDPKAHTIKQTITGNFISVVQTKDGNVWGALANKLVKIDPVSLATSEVAIPTKTIPNTWGAWNAGSFSASSQENAIYFFPGAGWSISPTMVKYDVDKNEFNENFATIPGQDEQYKQAIYGAGLRVDPVTDELIVTTTESGFGSHYQKNWIHKFDNKGNLTNTIQLEDYYWFQSLPVFPDNAAPKINELETTYHINSPTVIDLKDKVSDEDNLAIAIVKDLEILENDNVAEISINEKDELVINPLKNGTAKIKLSFNSNGKVVAQTISISTAVLGTNDLTKSLINVYPNPVNNILFIETKEESKAEIFALTGTKIMEKTLQKGKNQLDVSSLLKGVYIIKVNNSTFKVIKK